In Scophthalmus maximus strain ysfricsl-2021 chromosome 5, ASM2237912v1, whole genome shotgun sequence, a single window of DNA contains:
- the LOC124850026 gene encoding tripartite motif-containing protein 16-like — protein sequence MAQKGVELERESFSCSICLDLLKDPVTIPCGHSYCMSCIKTHWDKEDEKRIYSCPQCRQTFTLRPVLGKNTMFTDLVEQLKKTGLQAAPADHCYAGAEDVACDVCTGRKLKAVKSCLVCLVSYCEKHLQPHYESSAFEKHKLVDPTNKLQENICSHHDEVMKMFCRTDQQCICYLCSVDEHKGHDTVSAAAEITERQRELELSRQQIQQRVQDREKDVKLLQQELEAVNGSADKAVEDSEKIFTELIRLVEKRSSDVKQQIRSQQETEVSRVKDLQEKLEQEITELKRKDAELKQLSHTEDHNQFLHNYPSLTPLSPSTHSSSIDIRPLRYFEAVTAAVSEVRGRLQDVLTESETNISLTVTQVDVLLSQPEPKTREEFLTYSQEITLDPNTAMTRLLLSEGNRKVTFMKEEQFYSSHPDRFTNYFQVLSRESLTGRCYWEVEWREGVNVAVAYKNIIRAGISQECAFGFNDKSWRLECCENSYNFYYNRIITPVSGPVSSRVGVYLDHSAGVLSFYSVSDTMTLLHRVQTTFTQPLFAGVYLYNVRFTAEFCKLK from the coding sequence ATGGCGCAGAAAGGAGTTGAGCTGGAGCGGGAATCCTTCTCTTGTTCCATCTGTCTGGATCTACTGAAGGATCCGGTGACTATTCCCTgtggacacagctactgtatgagctgtattaaaacccactgggacaaagaggatgagaagaggatctACAGCTGCCCTCAGTGTAGACAGACCTTCACACTGAGGCCTGTCCTGGGGAAAAACACCATGTTCACTGATttagtggagcagctgaagaagactggactccaagctgctcctgctgatcactgctacgctggagctgaagatgtggcctgtgatgtttgtactgggagaaaactgaaagccgtcaagtcctgtttggtttgtttggtctcttattgtgaaaaacaCCTCCAGCCTCATTATGAATCCTCTGCCTTTGAGAAGCACAAGCTGGTGGACCCCACCAACAAGctccaggagaacatctgctctcatcacgatgaggtgatgaagatgttctgccgcactgatcagcagtgtatctgttatctctgctctgtggatgAACATAAAGGCCACGACAcagtctcagctgcagcagaaatcaccgagaggcagagagagctcgaGTTGAGTCgacaacaaatccagcagagagtccaggacagagagaaagatgtgaagctgcttcaacaggagctggaggctgtaaatggctctgctgacaaagcagtggaggacagtgagaagatcttcactgagctgatccgtctggtggagaaaagaagctccgacgtgaagcagcagatcagatcccagcaggaaactgaagtgAGTCGAGTTAAAGATcttcaggagaagctggagcaggagatcactgagctgaagaggaaagacgctgaactgaagcagctctcacacacagaggatcacaACCAGTTTCTACACAACTACCCCTCACTGACACCACTCAGTCCGTCTACACACTCATCCAGCATCGACATCCGTCCTCTCAGGTACTttgaggctgtgacagcagctgtgtcagaggtcagaggtcgactacaggacgtcctgaccgagtcagagacaaacatctcactgacagtgactcaagtggatgttttactgtcacaaccagagcccaagaccagagaggaaTTCTTAACATATTCACAGGAAATCACACTGGATCCAAACACTGCAATGACACGTCTGTTATTatctgagggaaacagaaaagtaacatTTATGAAAGAAGAACAGTTTTATTCTAGTCACCCAGACAGATTCACTAATTATTTTCAGGTCCTGAGTAGAGAGAGTCTGACTGGACGTTGTtactgggaggtggagtggagAGAAGGAGTTAATGTAGCAGTCGCATACAAGAATATCATCAGAGCAGGGATCTCACAGGAATGTGCATTTGGATTCAATGACAAATCTTGGAGGTTAGAATGTTGTGAAAACAGTTATAACTTTTATTACAACAGAATCATCACTCCAGTCTCAGGTCCGGTGTCCTCCAGAGTCGGAGTGTACCTGGATCACAGTGCAGGTGTTCTGTCCTTCTACAGCGTCTCTGACACCatgactctcctccacagagtccagaccacatTCACTCAGCCGCTCTTTGCTGGAGTTTATCTTTATAATGTACGATTCACAGCTGAGTTCTGTAAACTCAAATAG
- the LOC118310589 gene encoding tripartite motif-containing protein 16-like → MAQKGVQLERESLSCSICLDLLKDPVAISCGHSYCMSCIKTHWDKEDEKRIYSCPQCRQTFTLRPVLGKNTMLADLVEQLKKTGLQAAPADHCYAGAEDVACDFCTGRKLKAVKSCLVCLVSYCEKHLQPHYDVPPLKKHKLVDPTNKLQENICSRHDEVMKMFCRTDQQCICYLCSVDEHKGHDTVSAAAEITERQRELELSRQQIQQRVQDREEDVKLLQQELEAVNGSADKAVEDSEKIFTELIRLVEKRSSDVKQQIRSQQETEVSRVKDLQEKLEQEITELKRKDAELKQLSHTEDHNQFLHNYPSLSPLSPSTHSSSIDIRPLRYFEAVTAAVSEVRGRLQDVLTESETNISLTVTQVDVLLSQPEPKTREEFLTYSQEITLDPNTAMTRLLLSEGNRKVTFMKEEQFYSSHPDRFTNYFQVLSRESLTGRCYWEVEWREGVNVAVAYKNIIRAGISQECAFGFNDKSWRLECCENSYNFYYNSIDTPVSGPVSSRVGVYLDHSAGVLSFYSVSDTMTLLHRVQTTFTQPLFAGVYLYNVGFTAEFCKLK, encoded by the coding sequence ATGGCGCAGAAAGGAGTTCAGCTGGAGCGGGAATCCCTCTCTTGTTCCATCTGTCTGGATCTACTGAAGGATCCGGTGGCTATTTCCTgtggacacagctactgtatgagctgtattaaaacccactgggacaaagaggatgagaagaggatctACAGCTGCCCTCAGTGTAGACAGACCTTCACACTGAGGCCTGTCCTGGGGAAAAACACCATGTTGGCTGATTTAGTGGAGCAGTTGAAGAAGACTGGACtccaagctgctcctgctgatcactgctacgctggagctgaagatgtgGCCTGTGATTTCTGCACTGGGAGAAAACTGAAAGCCGTCaagtcctgtttggtttgtttggtctcTTATTGTGAGAAACACCTCCAGCCTCATTATGATGTTCCTCCGTTAAAGAAGCACAAGCTGGTGGACCCAACCAACAAGctccaggagaacatctgctctcgtcacgatgaggtgatgaagatgttctgccgcactgatcagcagtgtatctgttatctctgctctgtggatgAACATAAAGGCCACGACAcagtctcagctgcagcagaaatcaccgagaggcagagagagctcgaGTTGAGTCgacaacaaatccagcagagagtccaggacagagaggaagatgtgaagctgcttcaacaggagctggaggctgtcaatggctctgctgacaaagcagtggaggacagtgagaagatcttcactgagctgatccgtctggtggagaaaagaagctccgacgtgaagcagcagatcagatcccagcaggaaactgaagtgAGTCGAGTTAAAGATcttcaggagaagctggagcaggagatcactgagctgaagaggaaagacgctgaactgaagcagctctcacacacagaggatcacaACCAGTTTCTACACAACTACCCCTCACTGTCACCACTCAGTCCGTCTACACACTCATCCAGCATCGACATCCGTCCTCTCAGGTACTttgaggctgtgacagcagctgtgtcagaggtcagaggtcgactacaggacgtcctgaccgagtcagagacaaacatctcactgacagtgactcaagtggatgttttactgtcacaaccagagcccaagaccagagaggaaTTCTTAACATATTCACAGGAAATCACACTGGATCCAAACACTGCAATGACACGTCTGTTATTatctgagggaaacagaaaagtaacatTTATGAAAGAAGAACAGTTTTATTCTAGTCACCCAGACAGATTCACTAATTATTTTCAGGTCCTGAGTAGAGAGAGTCTGACTGGACGTTGTtactgggaggtggagtggagAGAAGGAGTTAATGTAGCAGTCGCATACAAGAATATCATCAGAGCAGGGATCTCACAGGAATGTGCATTTGGATTCAATGACAAATCTTGGAGGTTAGAATGTTGTGAAAACAGTTATAACTTTTATTACAACAGTATCGACACTCCAGTCTCAGGTCCGGTGTCCTCCAGAGTCGGAGTGTACCTGGATCACAGTGCAGGTGTTCTGTCCTTCTACAGCGTCTCTGACACCatgactctcctccacagagtccagaccacatTCACTCAGCCGCTCTTTGCTGGAGTTTATCTTTATAATGTAGGATTCACAGCTGAGTTCTGTAAACTCAAATAG